One Salvelinus namaycush isolate Seneca chromosome 4, SaNama_1.0, whole genome shotgun sequence genomic window carries:
- the armc7 gene encoding armadillo repeat-containing protein 7, protein MMSGKGHSATGSDRFEYLQTLVTEFQDTDSDEAKEQVLANLANFAYDPRNLENLRTLQVTDLFLDMLTEENENFVEFGIGGLCNLSMDRECRDQILQSEAIPLVTGCLSSRREETVLSAITTLMNLTTAASRSQTTDTAVLQCMLRFSISQSPRLRNLASVFLQDCCTEEQVARAEAQMQGHHPTALGIPLPKD, encoded by the exons ATGATGTCGGGAAAAGGACATTCTGCGACGGGATCTGATCGGTTTGAATACCTGCAGACGCTTGTCACTGAGTTTCAGGACACCGACAGTGATG AAGCGAAAGAGCAAGTGTTGGCCAACTTGGCCAACTTTGCCTATGATCCGAGGAACCTGGAGAACCTGAGAACCCTTCAGGTTACTGATCTCTTCTTGGACATGCTCACAGAGGAAAATGAGAACTTTGTGGAGTTTGGGATAG GGGGTCTATGTAACCTTAGTATGGATCGGGAATGCCGTGACCAGATCCTGCAGAGCGAAGCAATCCCCTTGGTTACGGGATGCCTGTCCAGCCGGCGGGAGGAGACGGTGCTATCTGCCATCACCACGCTCATGAATCTCACCACCGCTGCATCACGCTCCCAAACCACCGACACCGCAGTGCTACAGTGCATGCTGCGCTTCTCCATCTCCCAGAGCCCACGCCTGCGTAACCTGGCCTCTGTGTTCCTCCAGGACTGCTGCACTGAGGAGCAGGTGGCCAGGGCAGAGGCACAGATGCAGGGACACCATCCTACAGCACTGGGGATCCCCCTGCCTAAGGACTAG